The genomic DNA CAGTTCGGCGCGATGTTCTTTCCCGACCGCCCGGCTGCCTATCGGGAGGCAAAGCGCGTGCTCAAGCCCGGCGGACGATTCCTGTTCAGCGTATGGGATCGCATCGAGGAGAATATTTTCGCTGACGATGTGACGAATGCGCTTGCAAGGATTTTTCCGAGCGATCCGCCGCGCTTCCTGGCGCGAACGCCGCACGGCTACCACGACAAGGACTTGATCCGCAGGGATCTGGCGGACGCGGGTTTCTCCGGTGTGGCGATCGAGACGCGAGCCGAACAAAGCCGCGCATCCTCGCCGCGCGTTCCTGCCGTTGCCTATTGCCAGGGAACCCTGCTTCGCAACGAAATCGAGGCCAGGGACGCGGGAAAACTGGAAGCCGCGACCGACTACGCCACCTCCGTGATTGCCGACAGACATGGCCGCGGCGAGGTTGCCGCCAAAATTCAGGCGCATGTGATCGTGGCTGTGGCGTAGAGCGATTCAGCCCCGAGCCAGGCGCGCATCGGCCAAACCAGGGACGGGTTTCGTCTTGCCGCTGAGCCGCGCGCCCAAGGTCAGCGCCGGCGGAAAATTGCGGACGATCGCCTCCATCAGCGCGGCGCCGCCGGGGCCAAGGGCGATTCGGGCGATGGCCTCGGCAGCAAGAATCCGCGTCGCGAACAATCTTCTCCAGGCCGCCTCGTAGCGTCTGCCGGCCGCCTCGCGTCCTGCCTGTCCCCCTGCCGCCTCGCCGAGCTCTTGAGCCAAGAGCCAGCCGGACTGAAGCGCCATCGATATGCCCTCGGCAATGATCGGGTGCGACTCGCCGGCGGCATTGCCGACGCGGAAGATGTCCCGTTCGTAGCCGGCGCGGATGCCTGGCCGGATCGGACCGGCCGCAAGCCATGGACCGTAGAGGCGGGCTTCCACCAGAGCGTCACGCGCGCCCCTGCATGTCGCCCTGATATGATGCTCGACGGCCTCGGCCGCCGAAACATGGCCGCCGCGTTCGCAGGCGAGGCTGCCGCGCAGCCGGGCGAGCATATCGCGCCTGATGCAGCAGCAGATCGACATGCGGCCATGATCGGCGACCACCATGCCGCCATAGCCGCCGGGAAAAGTCAGCAGCGGCATCAGGTCGGGCGGCAGCGACGATCCGGTGAAATGCGCCTTGAAGCCGAGGAGGTCGGAGGGACGACTTTTCTTAACGACCTGGCTCGGCAGCGGTCCCGGCTCCCACGAACCGTGCGCGGCGACGATCACCGGCGCCCGCAGGACCGTCGCCACGTCGCGGGAATTGCCGCCGGTTGGCCGGATCCGCACTGCTTGGCAGTCGCCATCGCGTTCGATGGCGACGGCGCGGCAGGGCTGGAAGACTTGCGCGCCGGCGGACCGGGCCGCACCGAGCAGCAGCGTATCCAGTATGTCGCGGCCCAACGCTCGGCCGAAGCCGCCCCTTGCCGCGAGCGCGGCCTTCGCGCCCGGCATCGGCGCCTCGATACAGGCGTCGCCGGAAAAAAGGCCGACGCGGCGGATTTCGGGGCCGGCCTCGGCGCGCCAGGCATCGCCGATCCCGAGCCGGTCGAGCAGCGTGAGATTGCTTGCCGAGATGTATTCGCCGCACACCTTGCGGCGCGGAAACACGCTCTTCTCCACGATCGCCACGGCCCATCCGCGCCGGGCGAGCGCCAACGCCGCCGACGTGCCCGCCGGACCGGCGCCGATGACGACCGCATCGTGGGTGCGCCTCATGGCGTTGTTCCAGCTTGGGTTCCTCGCCCCCACGAAGGTGGGGGAGAGGTGGCTCGGCGAAGCCGAGACGGAGAGGGGGAGCGCCCTACGAAGGCCCCCTCTCCGGCCGCTTGGCGGCCACCTCTCCTCCGCTCCGCCGGGGCGAGGAACCCAAGTTTTGTAGGGTCGCGCCGCAATCTCCCTACTCCCACTTGTGAGGGGCGGACGTGGCCATAATTCCATGTGCCATTGTCTTGTAGGCCCTCGCATCATCCCCGCACGCCCCAACAAAGACGTGGGAGAAAGGCCCGGCTCGCCGCTCTTCCAGCGGCCTGCCGCCGACGGCGCTCCAGATGTCGGAAAGCTCCGTGCCGCGGAAGCCGGCGCGCACGCTCTGAGCGGCGTCATGCCTGGTGACGTCATTGGCGCCGATCGCCGGCAGAAGACGGGTCGCGGCCAGCGCGAAGCCTGCCCGCAGCGGCTCCGTCGCCAGGATGAGCGGAGCCCTGCGCTGCAAAAGCGAAAACAGGCGCAGCAGTCCGTCGTCACCGAAATGATGCAGGAACAGGTTGACGGTGATCGCGTCGAAGGCCCTGCCATCCGCCGTCTGCGCCCAGTCGAAGACATCGGCGGTGATGGTTTCGAGCGTCCAGCCCAGCCCGGCGAAATCCGCCGTGAGCCGTGGCGTGACGAGGCCGACGCGGTCGAGCATCGTCAGTTCCACCCCATGCCAGTCCCTTGCCATGCGCCGCGCCACCTTGAGCATAAAGGTGCCGTCGCCGGCGCCGATCTCCAGGATGCGGCCGGGCGGCCTGGCCATGAATTTCCGCAGCAGCGAGGCCATGATCGGCGCCTGGAACATCAGCGCGTTGATGCGGGCCAGATCGCGGCGCGAGCGTAGCGCCCGCGCATCGTCGGCCGCGAGGCGGTCGAGGATTTCCGGAACGAGGCTGCGTTGAGCGAGCGGGCTCATGAGACGGTCCGGAACAGCATGGTCTCGGCCGTCAGGCCGGGTCCGAACGACATGGCGCAGCCGAGCAATCCGCCTGGCGCCTTCAGCATCTCTTCCATCACGAACATGACTGTCGCCGACGACATGTTGCCGTATCGGCGCAGCACCTCGCGCGACGGCGCGAGCGCGGCCGGCGCGAGGTTCAGCGCCCTCTCGACGGCGTCGAGAATGGTGCGTCCGCCGGGATGCACGGCCCAGAGGTCGATCGCGTCCGGCGGCCGGCCGCCGAGGATGGCGTCCTGGTTGCCACGCAGCGCTTCCTGGATCGCCGCCGGCACCTGGCCGGAGAGAAACATGTCGAAGCCATGGTCGCGGATATCCCAGGTCATCAGCTCCCGCCGCTCGTCCGCGACGGTGCAACGGAAACTGTCGAGCTCGATGCCGGTCGGCTCGGCGGTGACGAGGCTCGCCGCGCAGCCGTCGCCCCAAAGGCAGAAGGACAAAAGCTTTTCCAGCTCGGCAGTTTCCCTCAGATGCAGCGTGCAGACCTCGATGTTGACCAGGAGGACCCTGGCCTGCGGGTCGGAGCGGACGATATGGCGGGCAAGCTTGAGGCCGTTGATCGCCGCATAGCAGCCCATGAACCCGATCATCGTGCGTTCGACACCGTCCGGCAGGCCGCAGCGCTGAACCAGGTCGAGGTCGATGCCGGGCGCCGAGAAACCGGTGCAGGAGGTGACGATGAGGTGGGTGACGCGCGATGCCTCTTCGCCAAGGCGCAGCCCGTCGACGGCCTTTTGCGCCAGGACGGGTGCGGCTTGGCTGAACATCGCCATTCTGGCCGCCGTTCCGGGAAACGCGCCGCGCCTGAAGGTTCCGCCAAGATCGGCCGATGGCCCCTCGGGGTCGAGAGCGGGCGCAAAGCATGAGAAGCGATGCTCGATGCCGGCAAGGCCGGCCATGCGTTCGAATATCCTCCTGCGATCGGCCGCGAGCATGGAGGCGGCGTAGCGCAGGTAGAACTGGTGGACCTCATGCTCCGGAACCGCTGTCGCGATCCGGTTGATATAGGCGTTCACGGGCATGCACGGTCTCCCTGGGCGTCGGGCGCGGTGCGCGCTGTTGCCGGAGGGGTTTCTTGCTCATGAGCGCCCCTGTCAGGCGCCAGGCTCTGAGCGTTGCCTGTTCGATAAACGTTTCGGAAAACCTGTTTCTTCCCCGTCGCGTGATCCCGAACCTAAAAGGCTTGGAGGGGATGATAGGCAAAATCAAAGTGTTACAGCCTTTTCCGCCCCGTTAGCAGCAGGCAAGGACTTCGGGCCGATCACTTGCTGCCTTGCACCACTCCGGGCACGATCAAGACGCCCTGGTCGCGCTCCGAATATCTGAAGCCGATAAAGAACAAGGCGATGATGATGAGGCAGACCGCCAACACGGTGGCGAGGATCCTTCCCGGGTTATCGGCAGGCGGTTTGTCTTCCATGGCAGTTCGCCTCGCATAATAAACCCTGCGAGACCGGCAAGGGTTCCGAGATCCAGGGCGTTCGTCGGATTGGGGGAATGCCGAGCGCCCTGCCGCGATCACGTGACATCGATGACCACCATCAGCCCGCCGCTCTTTTCCGGCCCCACACTGCGCCTTCGGGCGCGCAGCGCGGACGCGGGCATTGAGCGTTGCGTGTTCGATAACGTTCTCAGGGCCGATTTCGTCCGAGGAAATGACAGGCGCGCCAGGATCGGGCTAAAGTATGGCTTGGCCAGGATGAGACTCGATGCCGCGCCCAGGGAGAGATCACGGGCCTGCATCTTGCAAAAGCCGGATTTTGCCGTCAGCCTAAGCGGGCAATGGCTCGGCTATCGCCAAAACACCTCCTCGTCATGCTGCTCGCGGTCTTCCTGACCGCGGGGTTCAGTCTGTCCGCCGTACAGGCCAGCACCATGTCGGTCCGAATGACGGGCGCCATGGCCATGCCTGCCGATACGGGCATGGGCAAAATGGCCGGCTCAGACATGAAGGGCGATTGCAACGCCTGTCTCAAGGACACGGGCGACAAAGGCAGCCCGATGCAGTGCCCGCCGGCCTGCATCGCCCCGGCGCTCGCCGTGCTGCCGCAAGATTTCGGGGTAACGCCGGCCCCCCTGGGGCAGCAGCCATCGGCCTTGCCAGCTCCGCTCCTGCACGGGCGAAGTTCCCTGCCCGACCCATACCCTCCAAGACCCAGCGCCTGACGCCGTTTCAGCCGCAACACGGCTGATCCCCGGCGCCTGATCGCCTGCGCGCATGGTTGCGCCGTGGGCGCGCATGGCAATCCAGGTCGATGCCGAACCATTCGCCATCGATAGCGATCGCAAAGGGTCAGAAGGGTGAATTACGATTTCAAATGCCACTTATCGCGCCGAGGCTTTCTCGGCGCGGCGGCGGGGCTTGCAGTGTCCGCTTCGTTACGTCCCGCCGTGGCCTCCGGCGTCGACGAGCGCAGCATCAAGGTCGCGCCCAGCCAGGCGCGGCTCACCGGGCAGGACGGCCCTGCAACCGCTGTCTGGGCGTATAATGGCACCGTCCCCGGTCCGGCGTTGCGGCTCAGGCAAGGCCAGCCGGTCCGCATCACCGTCGAAAACGGGTTGGACGAGGACACGACTGTCCACTGGCATGGAATCCGCCTGCCGAACGCCATGGACGGGGTGCCGGGGCTTACGCAGTCGCCCATCAAGCCGGGCGGAAGCTTCGTCTACGAATTCACGCCGCCGGATGCAGGTACCTTCTGGTACCATCCGCATGCCGACAGCCTGGTGCAGATCGGCCGCGGCTTGGCCGGCCCGCTGATCGTCGAGGAGGCCGAGCCGGTCGCAGTCGACCGCGATGTCCTGTGGCTGCTGCAGGACTGGCGGCTCACCAAAGACGGCCGGATCGCCGGCGGCTTCGGCAGCATGATGGATGCCTCGATGTCCGGACGCGTCGGCAATCTCGTGACCGTCAACGGGCAGGCGCAGGGCGGTCAAGGCGTGCGGGCCGGCGAGCGCCTCAGGCTGCGACTCGCCAATGCCTCGCTTGCCCGCATGATGGCGCTTCGCTTCGAAGGCCACCGGCCGGTCGTCCTGGCGATCGACGGCCAGCCTTGCGACCCGCACGAGCCTGAAGATGGCCGTCTGGTGCTGGCGCCCGCCATGCGCATCGACATCGCGCTCGACATGCAGGGCGATCCCGGCAGCCGGCATGACGTGATCGACGATTTTTACGACGGCCTCGCCTATCGGCTGACCACGCTCGCCTACGACAAGGCGCCTCCGCTCAGGGCGCATCCGCTCGACACGCCACTGGCCCTGCCGCGGAATCCGCTGCCCGAGCCCGACCTGGCGAACGCCGTGCGGCAGGAGGTCGTGCTGCAAGGCGGCATGATGGGCGGCGGCAAGCTCGCTGGCGTCGGCGGGATGATGGGCATGGCGATGCCTGGCATGAACGGCACGGCGGCCTGGTCGATCAACGGCATATCGATGACCGGCGACGGTCATGCCGGCATGACGCCGCAGTTTACGCTGCGGCGGGGCGTCACCTGCCACCTAACAATTCGCAACGAAACTGCCTGGTGGCACCCAATGCACGTGCACGGGTTCAGCCTTTTGCTGCTCTCCCGCAACGGCTCGCCCGTGCCGCACCGGCAATGGCAGGACACGGTGCTGCTTGCGCCGAAGGACACGGTCGAATGCGCCTTCGTCGCCGACAATCCCGGCGACTGGATGCTGCACTGCCACGTCGTCGACCACCAGATGGCCGGCCTGATGACCGTGTTCCGGGTGACCTGAATCAATCCAACCATCAACCAAGGAGAACTGCAAAATGAAACTGACTTACGCGCTGACCGCCCTCGGCCTTGCAATCGCAACGCCGCTGCCGGCACTCGCCGCGACGATCGATGCGGTGATGTACAAGAATCCGCAATGCAGCTGCTGCGAGGCTTATGCCGCCTATCTCGAACAGAACGGCTTCAAGGTCGATATCAAGCCGGTCAACAATCTGTCCCAGATCAGCAGCGATGCCGGCGTGCCCACCGACCTCGAAGGCTGCCACACGATCATGGTCGACGGCTATGTGGTCGACGGCCTGGTGCCGGTCGATGTCGTCAAGAAGCTGTTGACAGAACGGCCCGCCATTACGGGGATCACGCTGGCCGGCATGCCGGCGGGCGCGCCCGGCATGGGCGGCGCAAAGAACGAGACCTGGACGGTCTACGCCTTTACCAAGGACGGCAAGGCGCCGACCGTCTATGCGACGGAATGAGCTCCATGACCGCAAGCAAACTGGCCGTCGCCCTTTCGGCAATGCTGCTCGCAGCCTCGCTGCCCGCTGCGGCGGCCGAGGCGCCGCAGAACTTCGCCGTTCTCGATACGCCCGCCGCAGTGCCGGAGATCGGCTTCGCGGACGCTGCCGGCCAGCCGAAGACGCTGGCCGCCTATTCCGGCAAGGTGGTGTTGCTCAACATCTGGGCGACCTGGTGCGGGCCCTGTCGCGAGGAAATGCCGACGCTCGACCGTCTGCAGACCGAGCTCGGCGGGCCGGACTTCGAGGTCGTCGCCCTGTCGATGGATCGCAAAGGCCCCGACGCCGTGAAGAAGTTCTTCGCCGAGACCGGCGTCACGCATCTCGCCCTCAACATCGACAGTTCGGGCAAGGCGATGTTCACGCTCGGCGCCCTCGGCCTTCCGATGACCCTGCTGATCGACGGCAGCGGCAGGGAGATCGGCCGGCTGATCGGCCCGGCCGAGTGGGATGCCCCCGACATGGTCGACTTCATCCGCGGCCGCATCGCCGCCAAATGAGAAGGAAATGACCGATGCTTTTGCAGACCAAGTCGCGTGAGGTCTCCTGGAATGGATGGGCATTGATGCTGCGCGGGCTTGTCGCGCTCGCAGTGCTGGCTTTCGGCTTCACCCACGGTGCGCGGGCGCATTCGCTGGACGACATCGACGCCATGCTCCAGAGCGGCGAGAAGTATTTCCAGCAGATCGACAAGCCGATGCCCGACTTCACACTGCGCGCCGCCGATGGGCGCGTGGTGCGGCCGGCCGATCTCGCCGGCAAGGTCGTAGTGCTTCAATTCATCTACACCTCATGCCCGGACGTTTGCCCGCTGCATGCCGAAAAGATCGCAGAGGTCCAGAAGATGGTGAACTCGACACCGATGAAGGATCGGGTCGTCTTCATCAGCATAACCACCGACCCGCGGAAAGACACGCCCGATGCGCTCAAGGCCTACGGGCCGACGCACGGGCTGGACCCGGCCAACTGGCTGTTCCTGACCACTGCCCCGGACCAGCCGGAGGATACGACCCGCAAACTGGCGGAAGCCTTCGGCCACAAGTTCACCCTCGCCGACGACGGCTACCAGATGCACGGCATCGTCACCCATGTGATCGACAAGGAGGGTCGCTGGCGGGCGAACTTCCACGGACTGAACTTCCAGCCCATCAACCTCGTCACCTTCGTCAACGCGCTCACCAACAATGTCGAGCACCCGCACTATGAGCAGCACGAAGGCTGGCTGGCGAAACTGAAGAACCTGCTGTGAGGCAGGACCACCGCTTTCGAACAAGGAAGGGAGACACATGTTCACCAGGGCGCACACGAGCCGATTCTTCGGCAGTATCTTTCGCACCATCCTGCTCGCCGGCCTGGCGGGATGGTTCCTGCTCAATCCAGGCCTTCCAGGCGCGCGGGGACCGGCATTCGCAGCCGGCGAAATGTCCCAGGACCAGCTCGACCAACGGATACACGACTACATTCTGGCGCACCCGGAGGTTCTCGTGCAGGCGCTGCAGAGCCTGGACGAGCGCCAGCGTCAAGCGGAGGCGACCGAGGCCAGGAAGGCGCTCAAGGCGCGAGCGGCCGACATCTTCCACGACAAGCAGAGCCCCGTCGGCGGTAATGCGCAAGGCAATGTCACCCTGGTCGAGTTCTTCGACTACAATTGCCCCTATTGCCGAATGATGGCGCCGATCATGGAACAGGCCGTGGCCGACGATCCGCAGCTTAGAATCGTCTACAAGGAATTTCCCATCCTCGGCCCCGATTCCGTGTTCGCGGCCAAGGCCGCGCTCGCCGCCGACAAGCAGGGCAAATACGCAGCCTTTCACAAGGCGCTCTATGCGGCAAAGACAAGAGTGACCGAGGCGGTCGTGCTCAAGACCGCCGCCGAGGCCGGGCTGGACGTCGAACGCATGAAGGCCGATATGCGGCAGCCCGATATCCAGGCATCGATCGACCGCAATACGGAACTGGCCCAGGCGCTGCGGATCACCGGGACGCCGGGCTTCGTCGCCGGCGATAGGATTTATCCCGGCGCGACCGATCTTGCGACACTGAAGACATTCGTCAATCAAGCGAGGGCCGGCAAATGACCGACATCCCAAACCGGCGCACGGTTGTTCTAAGCGTGTTCGGCGTCGCCGCGGCCGCAGGACTTTTCGAGCTGCCGGAACCGGCAATCGCTGCCGAGGATCCGGAATTGGCAAGGCGTTTCAAGGAGCTCAGCGAGAGCGGCAACAGCACCTGCTCGGCCAAGTTCACGGATTCGATCGCGACCATGCCGGCGACGGCTCGCATCAAGGGCTCGTGCTGCAGCCCGATGGAACTGAAGCGCTATGGCGAGCAGGTGAGAGGGCTCGCCAAGTACCGCGCCATCCCGATGATCCCCGGCGATCCTTACGACATTGCTGTGGCGACGGCGCAGCAGATGATGCCGTACTACGATCTGAAGCTCACCGGAGACGAGCAGAAGGCCTATGACTACGCGATGGCCAATTCCGAGGAGAAAGGTCCCTGCTGCTGTCCTTGCTGGCGATGGAAGGTGTATGGCGGACTGGCGAAATACCTGATCCACGAGCACCGCTTCACCGGCGAGCAGATCGTTGATGTGTGGGACCTTTCGGACGGCTGCGGCGGAGACGCTTGATCTCCCTTGCCGCAAGCCCTCGCCTGGCGAGTGCAGGCGGACCTGCGGCCCTGCCCTAAAGGGCTTGACCTTCCAGTCACTGGAACCCCTAACGTGAGCAGAAGGTCGCTAGCGGCGCGCCTTCCCAATCACGATCGAGGAGAAAAAGATGCATCGACGCGGTTTTCTGGCGGCAGGCCTGGCAACGGTTCTGTCAGGTTCTCGCGCGCTGGCGCAGATGAAGATGGACGGCATGTCGAACATGGATTCCATGCCCGGCATGGACATGGGCGGCCATGCGGGCCATGACATGGGCGCCATGGGCCAGGGTCCCGTGGCGCTACCCGAGGGTCAGCCCTTGCGCGAATTGCCGCTGCTTGCCAACGAGGCCAGCCGGTCCGGCCTGTTCAAGGCGAGACTGACGGCGGAGCCCGCCACCGTGCGCTTTGCCGCGGACCGGGACACGCCGATCCTTGCCTATAACGGCACGAGCCCCGGCCCGTTGATCGAAGCCTATGAGGGTGACCGCGTCGAGATCGCTTTCGCCAACCGGATCGAGGGTGAGCAAAGCACGATCCACTGGCACGGCATGCCGGTGCCCGCCGACCAGGACGGCAATCCGATGGACCCGGTGGCGGCAGGCGCGGACCGCGTCTATGCCTTCGAGCTGCCCGAAGGCAGCGCCGGCTCCTACTGGTACCACCCGCATCCGCATGGCCGCACGGCCGAGCAGGTCTATCGCGGCCTTGCCGGCGCCTTCGTCGTCAAGGCGAAGGCCGATCCCGTTCCGGCGGTCTATGGCGACACGGTGCTTATGTTCACCGACCTTCGCCTGGCCGCCGACGGCTCGATGCCCGACAGCACCATGGCCGACCAGATGAACGGCCGCGTCGGCGACCATGTGCTGGTCAACGGCCAGAAGAACCCGCGACTCGCCGTGGCGATGGGCGCGAAGCGGCGCCTGCGGCTCTACAACGCCACCAATGCGCGCTTCCTGAGGCTTGCCTTCGACGGCGCGGCGATGACGATCATCGGCACAGACGGCGGCCTGCTGGAGAAGCCGGTTGCAGCCAACGAGATCATGCTCAGCCCGGCCGAGCGCGTCGAATTGGTCGTCGCCTTCGACAGGCCGGGCGCCGCAACGCTCACCACGCTTGACTACGACCGCGGCTGGATGGGCGCCGGCCGGCCGGCGGACGCCGGGCTGACGCTGCTCACCGCCGACGTAGCGGAAACGCCGGGAGAAGCGATGCCGCCGCTGCCCGAGCGGCTCAGGCCAATCGCGCCGCTTGGGCAGCCCGCGGTCAGCCGCCGTCTCGTCTTCACCGAGACCATGGCGATGAACGCCACTAGCATGGAGATGGGCTTCCTGATCAACGGCAAGGCCTTCGATATGGAGCGCGTCGACATCGTCGCCCGGGCCGGCGAGACCGAGCTCTGGGAAATCGTCAACCAGGCCGACATGGACCATCCGTTCCACCTCCATGGCACGCAGTTCCAGGTGGTCGAGCACGAGCGCGACGGCAAGGTCTCGAAGCCGCCCTATCGGGCATGGAAGGACACCGTCAACGTGGCGCGCGGCGAGACGGTGCGGCTCTTGTTGCGCCAGGAGCGGCCAGGCGCGCGCATGTATCACTGCCACATCCTCGAGCATGAGCAGCTCGGCATGATGGGCATTGTCGACGTGCAGGCATGAGGTTCCGCGTCGTCCTTGGGGCGGCGATGCTTGCGCTCGCCGGCCCGCTGATCTTTGCCCCGTCGCTGGCAGCCGGTCCGGGCGATCCCATCGTCAAGGCGCGCCAGGGCTCGATGAAGGAGATGGCGGCGGCAGCCAAGGCCATCGTGGAGATGTTCGACGGCAGGCGCGCCTATGAGCCGGCAGCTTTCAGGGCGGCGGCGGGCACGCTCAGCGCCCGCGCCGGCCCTGCCCTGATCGCCGAATTCCCCGCCGGCTCGCTGGGCGCGCCGTCAAGCGCCAAACCGGAGATCGACCAGGCCAGGCCGGAGTTCGAGGCGCTCGCCCGCCATATCGGCCGGCTCGCCGACGCGCTTGACGCCAAGGCCGAGAAAGCGCCGGCCGAGATCACCGCCGACATGCGGATGGCCGGCCCGCCGATGGATGGCGGCAGCCTGCTCGGCAAGCGCCCGGGCGCGGCGCAAGCAGATCCCGCCGGAATGCCGGCCGAGCATATCCTGCACCTCATCCTGCAGGACTGTTCGAGCTGCCATTCGAAATTCCGGCAAAAGACGGAGTGAAAAAACTGCCCTGAGCAGTCCGGTCAAGCAAGCACTCTTCTGCACAATAAAATCAGCTTGTGCTAATATATAGCACGCCATGCTCATCCGTGCATGACAGGTTTAGGGAGGATGCGATGAAAACGATGAATCGCAGATCTGCAATTGCTCTCGGCGTGACGGCTGCCGCAGTGGCGCCCCTGTTCACGACGGCGGCATTCGCGAAAGCGAAGAAATACGGTCCGAAGGAAGGCAAGGAAATAGCGCCCGGCGTCAGGATGATCGAAGTCGGCACCGGCAATTCCGACATTCCCGCCTATAAGAGTATCGCAATTGTCGACGTGGTGTTCCAGCCCGGGGCGCACGCACCTCAAAGCGTGATGCCTAACGACATGGTGTGCACGATTACTTCCGGCGCATTCACCATCAAGAAGGTAGACAAGGAGTTCAAGCTCAAGGTCGGCGACGTGTACACCTGCTCCAAGGGCAAGACCGACGAGGCGACGAACACAAGCAAGGAGGTCGGCGTCCATCGCATCGCCATGCTGATCCCCGCGTAAAAGAAGGAGCGGTGCGGCGTCCGGGTCGGATCACCGAACCGCACCAATCATTTTTCGCGCAATTCCGGACGGACAACCTTGGTGACCTGCCAAGACTGGCCCGGAGGGCGACGTCATGGCTCGTAAGGCCTGTGGAGTCGGCTGCGCCTCGGCGCGCTCAGCCGGCCATGTGACGGCGCACCGCCTGCCACTCCTGCCAGATCAGCCACATGACGATCGCATCGAAGACGGTCAGCACAAGCAGGCCTGGCGAGTGCATGTAGGAATAGCGATAGACCTGGTAGACCATGAAGGCGCCGAGCGCGGCGAGCGAGGCCGGGTAGGACCATAGCTTGCCGCGCAGCAGGCCGATGACCAGAAGCAGCTTAATCAGGCCGTGGCTGAGCAGGTAGAAAGCGTAGAACTGTTTGCTCGCGACGGAGAACTGGCTTGCCATCTGCGACAGATAGCCAGCTATGAAATCGTTCGGGTCTTCGATCAACTCTTCCTGGGTGAGGGCATTGACCCACGAGGCGATGGTGTCGGTGGTGACGACATAGAGCAGGATGCCGCCGATGCATTCGATCAGCGCATGCGCGCCCTTCAACCACACGCCGATTTCGAAAAGCTGATGAATGCGACGCTCATCGACCGGCTTCAAGACCCAGCCCTCACAACAACCCAAGGAAATCAGATCGCATGGATGCAGCCTTAACCCACTGGATCAATGCCGCAGCCGGCATCAACCCGCTCCTTGATAGGACAATGATCGCGATCTCACAAATCGGCGTGCCGCTGATGGTGATCGCGGTCGCCCTGCAATGGTGGTCGAGGACCGATCGTGCCCATGTGCGCCATGCCTGCCTTTCCGCCGGCCTCTCCTTCCTGCTCGGGCTGGCTCTCAACCAGGCAATCCTGCTGTTCGTCCACCGGATCAGGCCCTACGACGCCGGCGTCACGCATCTGTTGATCGCGCCCAGCGCCGATTGGTCGTTCCCGTCCGACCACGCGACCGCCAGCATGGCCATCGTTGCCGCCTTCGCCATGCAGGCGCTGCCGCGCCGCACTCTTGCCTTCTTCATCATGGCGCTGCTGATTTGCTGGTCGCGGCTGCACATCGGCATCCATTATGCCGGCGACATCGTCGGCGGTGCTGCTACCGGGGCCGCCGCCGCCCTGGCGGTGCGGCTTGGATATCGCGAAAATTCGCGGCTGGATGCCTTCG from Mesorhizobium sp. M1E.F.Ca.ET.045.02.1.1 includes the following:
- a CDS encoding methyltransferase domain-containing protein → MLETDKVFAGSIPENYDRHMVPLIFEPYAADLARRAASLSPGAVLETAAGTGVVTRALASKLSPGASYVVTDLNQPMLDYAASRQGPDSRIRWRQADAMALPFEDAAFDLVCCQFGAMFFPDRPAAYREAKRVLKPGGRFLFSVWDRIEENIFADDVTNALARIFPSDPPRFLARTPHGYHDKDLIRRDLADAGFSGVAIETRAEQSRASSPRVPAVAYCQGTLLRNEIEARDAGKLEAATDYATSVIADRHGRGEVAAKIQAHVIVAVA
- a CDS encoding NAD(P)/FAD-dependent oxidoreductase, giving the protein MRRTHDAVVIGAGPAGTSAALALARRGWAVAIVEKSVFPRRKVCGEYISASNLTLLDRLGIGDAWRAEAGPEIRRVGLFSGDACIEAPMPGAKAALAARGGFGRALGRDILDTLLLGAARSAGAQVFQPCRAVAIERDGDCQAVRIRPTGGNSRDVATVLRAPVIVAAHGSWEPGPLPSQVVKKSRPSDLLGFKAHFTGSSLPPDLMPLLTFPGGYGGMVVADHGRMSICCCIRRDMLARLRGSLACERGGHVSAAEAVEHHIRATCRGARDALVEARLYGPWLAAGPIRPGIRAGYERDIFRVGNAAGESHPIIAEGISMALQSGWLLAQELGEAAGGQAGREAAGRRYEAAWRRLFATRILAAEAIARIALGPGGAALMEAIVRNFPPALTLGARLSGKTKPVPGLADARLARG
- a CDS encoding methyltransferase domain-containing protein is translated as MSPLAQRSLVPEILDRLAADDARALRSRRDLARINALMFQAPIMASLLRKFMARPPGRILEIGAGDGTFMLKVARRMARDWHGVELTMLDRVGLVTPRLTADFAGLGWTLETITADVFDWAQTADGRAFDAITVNLFLHHFGDDGLLRLFSLLQRRAPLILATEPLRAGFALAATRLLPAIGANDVTRHDAAQSVRAGFRGTELSDIWSAVGGRPLEERRAGPFSHVFVGACGDDARAYKTMAHGIMATSAPHKWE
- a CDS encoding type III polyketide synthase, whose translation is MPVNAYINRIATAVPEHEVHQFYLRYAASMLAADRRRIFERMAGLAGIEHRFSCFAPALDPEGPSADLGGTFRRGAFPGTAARMAMFSQAAPVLAQKAVDGLRLGEEASRVTHLIVTSCTGFSAPGIDLDLVQRCGLPDGVERTMIGFMGCYAAINGLKLARHIVRSDPQARVLLVNIEVCTLHLRETAELEKLLSFCLWGDGCAASLVTAEPTGIELDSFRCTVADERRELMTWDIRDHGFDMFLSGQVPAAIQEALRGNQDAILGGRPPDAIDLWAVHPGGRTILDAVERALNLAPAALAPSREVLRRYGNMSSATVMFVMEEMLKAPGGLLGCAMSFGPGLTAETMLFRTVS
- a CDS encoding multicopper oxidase family protein; amino-acid sequence: MNYDFKCHLSRRGFLGAAAGLAVSASLRPAVASGVDERSIKVAPSQARLTGQDGPATAVWAYNGTVPGPALRLRQGQPVRITVENGLDEDTTVHWHGIRLPNAMDGVPGLTQSPIKPGGSFVYEFTPPDAGTFWYHPHADSLVQIGRGLAGPLIVEEAEPVAVDRDVLWLLQDWRLTKDGRIAGGFGSMMDASMSGRVGNLVTVNGQAQGGQGVRAGERLRLRLANASLARMMALRFEGHRPVVLAIDGQPCDPHEPEDGRLVLAPAMRIDIALDMQGDPGSRHDVIDDFYDGLAYRLTTLAYDKAPPLRAHPLDTPLALPRNPLPEPDLANAVRQEVVLQGGMMGGGKLAGVGGMMGMAMPGMNGTAAWSINGISMTGDGHAGMTPQFTLRRGVTCHLTIRNETAWWHPMHVHGFSLLLLSRNGSPVPHRQWQDTVLLAPKDTVECAFVADNPGDWMLHCHVVDHQMAGLMTVFRVT
- a CDS encoding DUF411 domain-containing protein — its product is MKLTYALTALGLAIATPLPALAATIDAVMYKNPQCSCCEAYAAYLEQNGFKVDIKPVNNLSQISSDAGVPTDLEGCHTIMVDGYVVDGLVPVDVVKKLLTERPAITGITLAGMPAGAPGMGGAKNETWTVYAFTKDGKAPTVYATE
- a CDS encoding TlpA disulfide reductase family protein encodes the protein MTASKLAVALSAMLLAASLPAAAAEAPQNFAVLDTPAAVPEIGFADAAGQPKTLAAYSGKVVLLNIWATWCGPCREEMPTLDRLQTELGGPDFEVVALSMDRKGPDAVKKFFAETGVTHLALNIDSSGKAMFTLGALGLPMTLLIDGSGREIGRLIGPAEWDAPDMVDFIRGRIAAK